From the Arthrobacter sp. PM3 genome, one window contains:
- a CDS encoding glycerophosphodiester phosphodiesterase family protein, with the protein MTTVETAAARPLVYAHRGSSEAFAEHTRAAYLQAIADGADGVECDVHLTRDQHVVLLHDATLDRTSDGTGQVADRTLDELRRLDFSAWKGARIPDAYGAGSEQFLTLPDLLDILRAAGRGIGLAIELKHPSPFQLGLEDRVLEVLRNEGWDPRTSMLDNIRVSFMSFSPDSVRHLLGSVPGEAVCQLVDDVNVAGIREELGLGALTGGALANVMKAALAEGERILDAGEAGMAGPGIGYVRAHADTVQRWLGSGRKFRVWTVDADEDVRLCRDLGIHEITTNVPARVLSQLMADSQSLR; encoded by the coding sequence ATGACCACTGTCGAGACCGCCGCCGCCCGCCCCCTGGTCTACGCCCACCGGGGTTCCAGCGAGGCGTTCGCCGAGCACACCCGGGCCGCGTACCTGCAGGCAATCGCCGACGGCGCCGACGGCGTGGAGTGCGATGTCCACCTGACCCGGGACCAGCACGTGGTCCTGCTGCACGATGCCACCTTGGACCGGACCTCGGACGGCACCGGGCAGGTCGCGGACCGGACCCTGGACGAGCTCCGGCGCCTGGATTTCTCCGCCTGGAAGGGCGCCCGGATCCCGGATGCCTACGGTGCCGGGTCCGAGCAGTTCCTGACCCTGCCGGACCTGCTGGACATCCTCCGTGCGGCGGGCCGCGGGATTGGCCTGGCGATTGAGCTCAAGCACCCCAGCCCGTTCCAGCTCGGGCTCGAGGACCGGGTCCTGGAGGTCCTGCGCAATGAGGGCTGGGACCCGCGCACCTCCATGCTGGACAACATCCGGGTGTCCTTCATGAGCTTCAGCCCCGACTCCGTAAGGCACCTGCTCGGATCGGTGCCGGGGGAGGCCGTCTGCCAGCTGGTCGACGACGTCAACGTGGCGGGTATCCGTGAGGAACTGGGCCTGGGGGCACTGACCGGAGGTGCCCTGGCCAACGTCATGAAAGCCGCCCTGGCTGAGGGCGAGCGGATCCTGGACGCGGGCGAGGCGGGCATGGCCGGCCCCGGCATCGGGTACGTCCGCGCGCATGCCGACACCGTGCAGCGCTGGCTCGGCTCGGGACGGAAGTTCCGGGTGTGGACTGTCGACGCCGACGAGGATGTCAGGCTGTGCCGGGACCTGGGGATCCACGAGATCACCACGAACGTTCCCGCCCGGGTGCTGTCCCAGCTCATGGCTGACAGCCAATCCTTGCGGTAG
- a CDS encoding AzlD domain-containing protein, with the protein MNLWMWLLLSCLLAYAWKLLGYLVPSSLLRNPRMSRIAGTMTIGLLASLTVVNAVASGQSLVLDARLGALAAAGVALWFRAPFLVVVIAGAAAAAGLRLLGWN; encoded by the coding sequence ATGAACCTGTGGATGTGGCTGCTGCTCTCCTGCCTGCTGGCGTATGCCTGGAAGCTGCTCGGCTACCTGGTGCCCTCCAGCCTGCTCCGCAACCCGCGGATGTCCAGGATCGCCGGGACCATGACGATCGGCCTGCTGGCCTCCCTGACGGTGGTGAACGCCGTCGCCTCGGGCCAGTCGCTGGTGCTGGATGCCCGGCTGGGCGCGTTGGCCGCGGCGGGGGTCGCCCTCTGGTTCCGGGCGCCGTTCCTGGTGGTGGTGATCGCGGGAGCCGCCGCGGCCGCCGGGCTGCGGCTGCTGGGCTGGAATTGA
- a CDS encoding AzlC family ABC transporter permease, protein MKLLQSPAVRIGLSISIATGLYGVSFGALSVTSGLDFWQTMALSLLLFSGGSQFAFIGVVAGGGSGVAAMGAATLLGMRNGIYGMQINALLQPRGWHRFAAAQLTIDESTATSTGQTDPAEQRRGFWTTGIGVFVLWNLFTALGALAGGALGDPKQWGLDGAAVAAFLGLLWPRLKGREPMAIAAVCALATVLAVPYVPPGVPILVAAVVAAGIGWFSHGRSDEGLEPDVDPYAEHHAHGRRDHPEENPGDRTGGTA, encoded by the coding sequence GTGAAACTCCTGCAGTCACCCGCGGTGCGGATCGGCCTGTCGATCAGCATTGCCACCGGGTTGTACGGCGTCTCCTTCGGCGCGCTGTCCGTGACCTCCGGCCTTGATTTCTGGCAGACCATGGCCCTGAGCCTGCTGCTGTTCAGCGGCGGCTCGCAGTTCGCCTTCATCGGCGTGGTGGCCGGCGGCGGATCCGGTGTCGCCGCGATGGGTGCCGCCACGCTGCTGGGCATGCGCAACGGGATCTACGGCATGCAGATCAACGCCCTGCTGCAGCCGCGTGGGTGGCACAGGTTCGCCGCCGCGCAGCTGACCATCGACGAGTCGACCGCCACCAGCACAGGGCAGACGGATCCCGCCGAGCAGCGGCGCGGCTTTTGGACCACCGGCATCGGCGTGTTCGTCCTCTGGAACTTGTTCACGGCCCTCGGCGCCCTGGCGGGAGGGGCGCTCGGGGACCCGAAACAGTGGGGGCTTGACGGCGCCGCCGTCGCAGCATTCCTTGGCCTGCTGTGGCCGCGGCTGAAAGGAAGGGAACCGATGGCCATCGCGGCGGTCTGCGCGCTCGCCACCGTGCTGGCCGTGCCGTATGTGCCGCCGGGAGTGCCGATCCTCGTCGCCGCCGTCGTGGCCGCCGGAATCGGCTGGTTCAGCCACGGGCGCAGCGACGAGGGCCTGGAACCCGACGTCGATCCGTACGCGGAGCATCACGCGCACGGCCGCCGCGACCACCCGGAGGAGAACCCCGGCGACCGCACCGGAGGGACCGCATGA